One genomic region from Leifsonia poae encodes:
- a CDS encoding tRNA (adenine-N1)-methyltransferase: MSAGEFPQSSGPFRAGDRVQLTGPKGKMNTITLEPGKVFHTHRGILEHDAIIGLPDASVVTNNVGVEHLALRPLLNDFVMSMPRGAAIIYPKDAAQILALADIFPGASVIEAGVGSGALSLWLLRAIGPSGTLRSFERRDEFAEVARSNAATFLGRDPENWTVTVGDLQDELPLAVDDESVDRVVLDMLAPWECLDVVTSSLKPGGVVLCYVATVTQLSRVAEAIRASGEYTHPQSSETMVRGWHVEGLAVRPDHRMIAHTGFLITARRLAPGTILPELKRRPSKSDYSDEDVEAWTPGALGERQSSPKSLRKRVRAAATSAELSKARATDAASDQDQTIN, encoded by the coding sequence ATGAGCGCCGGCGAGTTCCCGCAGAGCAGCGGACCGTTCCGTGCCGGCGACCGGGTGCAGCTGACCGGTCCCAAAGGCAAGATGAACACCATCACGCTCGAGCCGGGCAAGGTGTTCCACACCCACCGCGGCATCCTGGAGCACGATGCCATCATCGGCCTGCCGGACGCATCCGTCGTCACCAATAACGTCGGCGTGGAGCATCTCGCCCTGCGTCCGCTGCTGAACGACTTCGTCATGTCGATGCCGCGCGGCGCGGCCATCATCTACCCGAAGGATGCGGCGCAGATTCTGGCGCTGGCCGACATCTTCCCCGGTGCCAGCGTGATCGAAGCCGGTGTCGGGTCCGGGGCTCTCTCGCTCTGGCTGCTGCGCGCCATCGGGCCGTCGGGCACCCTCCGATCCTTCGAACGTCGCGACGAGTTCGCAGAGGTGGCCCGATCGAACGCGGCGACCTTCCTCGGTCGCGACCCCGAGAACTGGACCGTCACCGTCGGCGATCTGCAGGATGAGCTGCCGCTGGCGGTCGACGACGAGAGCGTCGACCGGGTCGTGCTCGACATGCTCGCGCCGTGGGAATGCCTCGACGTCGTCACCTCCTCCCTCAAACCCGGCGGTGTCGTGCTGTGCTACGTCGCGACCGTCACGCAGCTCTCCCGCGTCGCCGAGGCCATCCGCGCCTCAGGCGAATACACGCACCCGCAGTCGAGCGAGACGATGGTGCGCGGTTGGCACGTCGAAGGCCTCGCCGTGCGCCCCGACCACCGGATGATCGCCCACACGGGGTTCCTGATCACCGCACGCCGGCTGGCACCCGGAACGATTCTGCCGGAGCTCAAGCGCCGACCGTCCAAGAGCGACTACAGCGACGAAGACGTCGAGGCGTGGACCCCCGGCGCGCTCGGCGAACGCCAGTCCAGCCCGAAGAGCCTGCGCAAGCGCGTGCGAGCGGCCGCGACGAGCGCAGAGCTGTCGAAGGCGCGCGCGACGGATGCAGCGTCAGACCAGGACCAAACGATCAACTAG
- a CDS encoding HAD family hydrolase: protein MTSLTPPPLPAAVLWDMDGTLVDTEPYWMESEVELVHSFGGEWSHDDGLLLVGQGLWNSAAILRSRGVELDPDEIVQWLTNRVQERLDADGVPWRPGARELLRALRERGIRTALVTMSVRRMAEQIVAQIPFDAFDVIVSGDEVTEPKPHPEPYLRAAGLLGIDVSSAVAIEDSLVGLASAVASGAVALGVPHIVPLPESDEHTLWPSLEGKTVDDIVALAGGRAAVR, encoded by the coding sequence GTGACCTCTCTGACTCCACCCCCGCTGCCGGCCGCTGTTCTCTGGGACATGGACGGCACCCTCGTCGACACCGAACCGTATTGGATGGAGTCCGAGGTGGAGCTCGTGCACTCCTTCGGCGGCGAGTGGTCCCACGACGACGGCCTGCTGCTGGTGGGCCAGGGCCTCTGGAACTCGGCAGCGATCCTGCGTTCGCGCGGCGTCGAGCTGGATCCGGATGAGATCGTGCAGTGGCTGACGAACCGCGTGCAGGAGCGGCTGGATGCCGACGGGGTCCCTTGGCGTCCCGGTGCGCGGGAGCTGCTGCGTGCCCTGCGGGAGCGCGGCATCCGCACGGCGCTGGTCACCATGTCGGTACGCCGCATGGCCGAGCAGATCGTGGCGCAGATCCCGTTCGACGCTTTCGACGTGATCGTCAGCGGAGACGAGGTGACCGAGCCGAAGCCGCATCCGGAACCGTACCTGCGGGCTGCAGGCCTTCTCGGCATCGACGTGTCGAGTGCCGTCGCCATCGAGGATTCGCTCGTCGGACTCGCTTCGGCCGTCGCCTCGGGCGCGGTCGCGCTCGGCGTGCCGCACATCGTTCCGCTGCCCGAGAGCGACGAGCACACCCTGTGGCCGTCACTGGAGGGCAAGACGGTCGATGACATCGTGGCCCTCGCCGGCGGCCGGGCGGCCGTGCGATGA
- the lnt gene encoding apolipoprotein N-acyltransferase, whose product MTAFPRAPLPLWFALLVAAGSGPVLDAAFPDRDWWPLAFVGIAMVLLALRGRRAGSAFLVAFVAGESFYLFHIAWTSLYLGPVPWVALSTLEALFVGLGGLLIALAYRWVPRAWPTTTGRVGLLPVIVAGLWVLREYVTGNWPYGGFSWGRVAESQSESPLAPLAAWLGISGLSFVMVWLVVVLLELCFAVDLERVWRGALAIGAVALVLAVPAWPTPTHGTTRIAAVQGNGPAGYFDNAPPNAVLNTQIAETQTIEDQKVDMVVWPEGAAQPDPTRDPDTAAILNALSRRMDAPFIVGTITYRDGKYYNTSLLWKQGEGAVDYYDKRHPVPFGEYVPDRAFWRPFAPSLIDLIGRDYTPGTRDNVFDVNGVRAGISICFDIVDDQLLTDMMQGGAQVILAQTNNADFGETDENQQQLAIARLRAIESGRSLVNISTVGSSQIIGPSGETIDSIPPFRPGAMVADVPLGTTTTPATLLSRGIEYLVAGLGLFGLLVAFSARRRPRAPVSALRRFR is encoded by the coding sequence GTGACTGCTTTCCCTCGCGCGCCGCTCCCTCTCTGGTTCGCGCTCCTCGTGGCCGCGGGATCGGGGCCGGTGCTCGATGCGGCCTTCCCCGACCGGGATTGGTGGCCTCTCGCGTTCGTGGGCATCGCCATGGTGCTGCTCGCCCTGCGCGGGCGCCGTGCCGGCAGCGCCTTTCTGGTCGCGTTCGTCGCGGGAGAGTCGTTCTACCTGTTCCACATCGCGTGGACGTCGCTCTACCTCGGCCCCGTGCCGTGGGTGGCGCTGTCGACCTTGGAAGCGCTGTTCGTGGGGCTGGGCGGACTCCTCATCGCGCTGGCCTATCGCTGGGTCCCCCGAGCATGGCCGACGACCACAGGGCGGGTCGGGTTGCTGCCTGTCATCGTCGCAGGGCTGTGGGTGCTGCGGGAGTATGTGACGGGGAATTGGCCGTACGGAGGATTCTCCTGGGGCCGTGTGGCCGAATCGCAATCCGAGAGCCCGTTAGCGCCCTTGGCGGCGTGGCTGGGCATCTCGGGCCTCAGCTTCGTGATGGTCTGGCTCGTCGTCGTGCTGCTCGAGCTCTGCTTCGCCGTCGACCTCGAGCGGGTCTGGCGCGGCGCTCTCGCCATCGGCGCCGTCGCGCTGGTGCTGGCGGTCCCGGCCTGGCCGACGCCGACCCACGGAACGACGCGCATCGCCGCCGTGCAGGGCAACGGGCCGGCGGGCTACTTCGACAATGCCCCGCCGAATGCGGTGCTCAACACTCAGATCGCCGAGACGCAGACCATCGAGGACCAGAAGGTCGACATGGTCGTCTGGCCCGAGGGCGCCGCACAGCCGGACCCGACGCGGGACCCCGACACGGCGGCCATCCTGAACGCGCTCAGCCGCCGAATGGACGCGCCGTTCATCGTGGGGACGATCACCTACCGCGACGGCAAGTACTACAACACCTCCTTGCTCTGGAAGCAGGGGGAGGGCGCGGTCGACTACTACGACAAACGGCATCCCGTACCCTTCGGCGAATACGTGCCGGATCGCGCGTTCTGGCGCCCCTTCGCCCCCTCGCTCATCGACCTCATCGGTCGCGACTACACGCCCGGAACTCGTGACAACGTCTTCGACGTCAACGGGGTGCGGGCCGGGATCTCGATCTGCTTCGACATCGTCGACGACCAGCTGCTCACAGACATGATGCAAGGCGGCGCCCAGGTCATCCTCGCCCAGACGAACAACGCGGACTTCGGCGAGACGGACGAGAACCAGCAACAGTTGGCCATCGCGCGGCTGAGGGCGATCGAGTCCGGGCGCTCGCTGGTGAACATCTCGACCGTCGGCAGCAGCCAGATCATCGGGCCGAGCGGTGAGACCATTGACAGCATCCCGCCGTTCCGGCCGGGGGCGATGGTGGCGGATGTTCCACTCGGCACCACCACGACGCCCGCCACGCTCCTCAGCAGAGGTATCGAGTACCTGGTAGCGGGGCTGGGCCTGTTCGGGCTCCTGGTGGCCTTCAGCGCCCGCAGGCGGCCTCGCGCGCCCGTCTCGGCGCTCCGCCGCTTCCGCTGA
- a CDS encoding FKBP-type peptidyl-prolyl cis-trans isomerase, protein MRRATALVVAAGLLAVTLTGCSSNPNANCDTALKPGSASDLVKVSGKLGEKPKVSFPTPIKTTKSERSTVIQGDGAMVQKNQLVEIEYSVFDGNTGATLQASSYAKDSAQLVPVGTINIPAFNTALQCTSVGSRIAVAIAPKDSGSDASAGTAIAVIDVVKAYLAKADGTPQPSVSGFPTVVLAPTGQPGITIPGGSAPTSVTSETLKAGSGATVKKDSSVVVQYTAVGWENKNVVVSTWQNGSPDLVVVDTGQSATAQGNVLPQDMTRALVGQKVGSQIAVLTPASKDGSFPASAWVVDILGIR, encoded by the coding sequence GTGCGCAGAGCAACCGCACTCGTCGTGGCCGCCGGCCTGCTGGCCGTCACACTCACGGGATGTTCGTCGAACCCCAACGCCAACTGTGACACGGCGTTGAAGCCGGGAAGCGCATCTGATCTCGTGAAGGTCAGCGGCAAGCTCGGCGAGAAGCCGAAGGTCAGCTTCCCGACGCCGATCAAGACCACGAAGTCCGAGCGCAGCACGGTCATCCAGGGCGACGGCGCCATGGTGCAGAAGAACCAGCTCGTGGAGATCGAGTACTCGGTGTTCGACGGGAACACCGGCGCGACCCTGCAGGCGAGCTCCTACGCCAAAGACAGTGCGCAGCTGGTCCCGGTGGGCACCATCAACATTCCGGCATTCAACACGGCACTGCAGTGCACGAGCGTCGGTTCGCGCATCGCGGTCGCGATCGCCCCGAAGGACAGCGGCTCCGACGCCTCCGCCGGCACGGCGATCGCCGTGATCGACGTCGTCAAGGCGTACCTGGCGAAGGCCGACGGAACACCCCAGCCCTCGGTGTCCGGTTTCCCGACCGTCGTCCTCGCGCCGACCGGTCAGCCCGGCATCACGATCCCCGGTGGATCGGCGCCGACCTCCGTCACGTCGGAGACGCTCAAAGCCGGTTCGGGTGCGACAGTGAAGAAGGACAGCTCGGTCGTCGTGCAGTACACAGCCGTCGGCTGGGAGAACAAGAACGTCGTCGTCAGCACGTGGCAGAACGGTTCGCCCGACCTGGTGGTCGTCGACACCGGTCAGAGCGCGACCGCCCAGGGCAATGTGCTGCCACAGGACATGACGAGGGCCCTCGTCGGCCAGAAGGTCGGCTCGCAGATCGCCGTGCTCACGCCGGCCTCCAAAGACGGAAGCTTCCCCGCCTCGGCGTGGGTCGTCGACATCCTGGGCATCCGCTAG
- a CDS encoding helix-turn-helix transcriptional regulator, with amino-acid sequence MPPSSTSPSRVPVEERLFSLVLALLATETGLTKNEILSTVQGYRQRFSLRGDNSSLERQFERDKDDIRELGVPLETVEAPGDSGNNQLLRYRIPKGAYDLPADVVFAPEEITLLGLAATVWREGSLSSESRRALMKLRSLGVEADDPIVGYAPRLRARESAFDPLNLALERKVIVQFPYLKPGERASRVRTVAPLALVQHQGRWHLQGIDQDANGSRTFLLSRMVGAVKVTARGFEAEGTDFAAKALAELERIWAGNVAEIEVTAGTDAATRLGKRYGDAVPPRRDGESFRLTVNYSDANILADQLASFGPEVLVLAPETIREAVRERLVATFRAHDDGTIDQGVQHDG; translated from the coding sequence GTGCCTCCGTCGTCGACTTCGCCCTCCCGCGTGCCCGTGGAGGAGCGACTTTTCAGCCTCGTGCTCGCGTTGCTCGCGACCGAGACCGGATTGACCAAGAACGAGATCCTCTCCACGGTTCAGGGGTACCGTCAGCGGTTTTCGCTGCGCGGAGACAACAGCAGCCTCGAGCGGCAGTTCGAGCGCGACAAAGACGACATCCGCGAACTCGGCGTGCCGCTCGAGACCGTCGAGGCGCCGGGGGATTCGGGCAATAACCAATTGCTGCGCTATCGCATACCCAAGGGGGCATACGATCTGCCGGCCGATGTGGTGTTCGCGCCGGAAGAGATCACCCTGCTCGGCCTGGCCGCGACGGTGTGGCGAGAGGGTTCCCTCTCGTCCGAGTCTCGTCGGGCGCTGATGAAGCTGCGTTCGCTCGGGGTGGAGGCGGACGACCCGATCGTCGGGTATGCGCCGCGTCTGCGCGCCCGCGAGAGCGCATTCGACCCGCTGAACCTCGCGCTGGAACGCAAGGTCATCGTCCAGTTCCCCTATCTGAAGCCGGGGGAGCGCGCGTCGCGCGTTCGCACCGTCGCCCCGCTGGCGCTCGTGCAGCACCAGGGGCGCTGGCATCTGCAGGGCATCGACCAAGACGCGAACGGCTCGCGCACCTTCCTGCTGTCGCGCATGGTCGGCGCGGTCAAGGTGACCGCTCGTGGATTCGAGGCCGAGGGCACCGACTTCGCGGCGAAGGCGCTGGCCGAACTCGAACGCATCTGGGCGGGCAACGTGGCCGAGATCGAGGTGACCGCGGGCACCGACGCGGCGACACGTCTCGGGAAGCGCTACGGCGATGCGGTTCCCCCGCGCCGGGACGGGGAATCGTTCCGGCTCACCGTGAACTACTCGGATGCGAACATCCTGGCCGATCAACTGGCGAGTTTCGGTCCGGAGGTGCTCGTGCTCGCGCCCGAGACGATCCGCGAGGCGGTGCGTGAGCGTCTGGTCGCGACCTTCCGCGCCCACGACGACGGCACGATCGATCAGGGGGTGCAGCACGATGGCTGA
- the tatA gene encoding Sec-independent protein translocase subunit TatA, which translates to MLGGLTGWHLLIILAVILLLFGAPKLPGLAKSIGQSMRIFKGEVNAMKKDDEKPEDPTLKADGVSAPSSESPTKP; encoded by the coding sequence ATGCTCGGTGGCCTCACCGGATGGCACTTGCTCATCATCCTCGCAGTGATCTTGCTGCTCTTCGGAGCGCCGAAGCTTCCCGGGCTCGCCAAGAGCATCGGCCAGTCGATGCGGATCTTCAAGGGCGAGGTCAACGCGATGAAGAAAGACGACGAGAAGCCGGAAGACCCCACGCTGAAGGCCGATGGCGTGTCCGCTCCCTCGTCTGAATCGCCCACGAAACCGTAG
- a CDS encoding helix-turn-helix transcriptional regulator gives MAERRKPMQAQDKLAFLLALVPYLMDRDRVSVAEAAAHFGVERGQLRDAIRLIAVSGIPGETNQYQPGDLFDIAWDDFEENDQIVLTHQVAIDDSPRFSAREAAALIAGLQYLSALPENADRDVIGSLMAKLARGASAAPSQVAVAGSETDDTLAVIRDAVAAGTQLEFDYLNSRGESERRRVDPLRIESIDQDWYLRGWCHLRTAIRTFRLDRIDDLTATEDPITYRPGDVTLPETLFEPTPDDLLVQIEVSAAAVPLIVDYIPEGATRVESNGLVRTSVRVAHYHGLKRLVSGLSGVLTVLDPPEARRVVADWARAGAERYR, from the coding sequence ATGGCTGAGCGCCGCAAACCGATGCAGGCCCAGGACAAGCTCGCTTTCCTGCTCGCGCTCGTGCCCTACCTGATGGACAGGGATCGGGTCAGCGTCGCCGAGGCGGCGGCACATTTCGGGGTCGAGCGAGGCCAGCTGCGAGACGCAATTCGGCTGATCGCCGTTTCGGGCATCCCCGGCGAGACGAATCAGTATCAACCGGGTGATCTGTTCGACATCGCCTGGGACGATTTCGAAGAGAACGACCAGATCGTCCTCACCCATCAGGTGGCCATCGACGACTCGCCGCGCTTCTCCGCGCGCGAGGCGGCGGCGCTGATCGCCGGTCTGCAGTATCTTTCGGCCCTGCCCGAGAACGCCGACCGGGATGTGATCGGCTCCCTCATGGCCAAGCTCGCCCGCGGTGCCTCCGCGGCCCCGAGCCAGGTGGCGGTCGCCGGATCGGAGACAGACGACACGCTTGCGGTCATCCGGGATGCCGTCGCCGCAGGCACACAGCTGGAGTTCGACTATCTGAACTCGCGTGGGGAAAGCGAACGGCGTCGCGTCGATCCGTTGCGCATCGAGTCGATCGACCAGGATTGGTATTTGCGAGGGTGGTGCCATCTGCGCACCGCGATCCGCACCTTCCGGCTCGATCGCATCGACGACCTGACGGCCACGGAAGACCCCATCACATACCGGCCCGGAGACGTGACCCTGCCGGAGACGCTATTCGAGCCGACACCGGACGACCTTCTCGTGCAGATCGAGGTGTCGGCCGCGGCCGTGCCGCTCATCGTGGACTACATCCCCGAAGGCGCCACGCGTGTCGAGAGCAACGGGCTCGTGCGCACGAGCGTGCGGGTGGCGCATTACCACGGCCTGAAACGGCTGGTGTCCGGGCTCTCCGGCGTTCTCACCGTTCTCGATCCGCCGGAGGCTCGCCGCGTCGTCGCCGACTGGGCGCGGGCCGGCGCCGAACGGTACCGGTAG
- the tatC gene encoding twin-arginine translocase subunit TatC, translating into MTLGEHFVELRKRLFRSALGLLAGAVVGWFVSDYLLDALRSPITEIAKQQGRMAQLNYDSITGAFDLKMQIAVTVGVVLSSPIWLYQIWAFFVPALSRKELRYGFGFFFTAVPLFLAGAYVGWLLVPHIVTLLTSFAPGADSSIISAKTYFDFVLKLTLAVGVAFVLPVFLVLLNFVGVLSARSIIKSWRWAFILIALFTAIATPAADVLSMFLLAIPMILLYLAAYGVAWLHDRRVAKSAVRLEAELAT; encoded by the coding sequence ATGACGCTCGGCGAACATTTCGTCGAACTTCGCAAACGCCTCTTCCGTTCTGCCCTGGGACTGCTTGCCGGTGCCGTCGTCGGCTGGTTCGTCTCTGACTACCTTCTCGACGCGCTGCGTTCTCCGATCACCGAGATCGCCAAGCAGCAGGGCCGTATGGCGCAACTCAACTACGACAGCATCACCGGCGCTTTCGACCTGAAGATGCAGATCGCGGTCACGGTCGGTGTCGTGCTGTCGAGCCCCATCTGGCTCTATCAGATCTGGGCGTTCTTCGTGCCCGCGCTGAGCCGCAAGGAGCTCCGGTACGGGTTCGGCTTTTTCTTCACCGCGGTTCCGCTGTTCCTCGCCGGAGCGTACGTCGGATGGCTCCTTGTTCCGCACATCGTCACCCTTCTCACCAGTTTCGCACCGGGGGCGGATTCGTCGATCATCTCGGCGAAGACCTATTTCGACTTCGTCCTGAAACTGACGCTCGCCGTCGGGGTTGCGTTCGTCCTTCCCGTGTTCCTCGTGCTGCTGAACTTCGTGGGGGTGCTCAGCGCGCGGTCGATCATCAAGTCGTGGCGCTGGGCGTTCATCCTGATCGCACTGTTCACCGCGATCGCGACGCCCGCGGCCGATGTGCTCTCGATGTTCCTGCTCGCGATCCCGATGATTCTGCTGTATCTGGCGGCGTACGGTGTCGCCTGGCTGCACGATCGCCGCGTGGCGAAGTCTGCGGTGCGCCTGGAGGCGGAGCTCGCGACATAG
- a CDS encoding DEAD/DEAH box helicase, producing the protein MTDQLSPAERYAASRSRVRQPLLDAFRGGLRFELDPFQLEACSSLENGRSVLVAAPTGAGKTIVAEFAVFLAMREPNAKVFYTAPMKALSNQKFQELVAEYGADSVGLLTGDTNVNSRARIVVMTTEVLRNMLYANSDLLTDLAYVVMDEVHYLADRFRGAVWEEVIIHLPQAVRMVSLSATVSNAEEFGDWLQAVRGDTDVVVSEERPVPLEQHILMRSKLIDLFDSSGLAATNRVNPELVQLARYGGRVSGSRQRNEVGRYHSRGGRTESFRMDRAEVVRMLGERNLLPAIFFIFSRNGCDQAVRQTLRSGVRLTEAHERDEIREIVEDRCRTLLDEDLAVLGYWEWLEGLERGVAAHHAGLLPAFKEVVEELFRRKLVKVVFATETLALGINMPARTVVLEKLEKFNGESRVPITPGEYTQLTGRAGRRGIDVEGHSVIQWQDGLDPQSVASLASRRSYPLNSSFRPTYNMAVNLIDQFGRLRTREILESSFAQFQADRAVVDLARKVRQQEESLAGYEKAMTCHLGDFREYSGIRRELSDLERKGARMENASRSDRDRRQRQLVALRKRMKEHPCHRCPDREQHARWAERWWKLKRETDALSSQIRSRTGAVAKVFDRVSDVLIDLGYLAVEGGITELTVHGRTLKRIYGERDLLVAECLRRNLWNQLDAPSLAAMACALVFEPRRDEGLASERMLPRGGFRPAFENTVEIWSRLDDLERGHHLAGSEPPSTTLSLAMHAWAKGSGLDIVLSEADMAAGDFVRWTKQTIDLLDQLSLVAQGPVGRTARQALESIRRGIVAYSSVA; encoded by the coding sequence GTGACCGATCAGCTGTCCCCGGCCGAGCGCTACGCGGCCTCCCGTTCGCGCGTTCGCCAACCCCTTCTCGACGCTTTTCGGGGTGGCCTCCGGTTCGAGCTCGATCCGTTCCAGCTCGAGGCGTGCAGCAGTCTCGAGAACGGTCGGAGCGTGCTCGTCGCCGCGCCGACGGGGGCGGGAAAGACCATCGTCGCCGAGTTCGCGGTGTTCCTGGCGATGCGGGAGCCGAACGCGAAGGTGTTCTACACCGCGCCGATGAAGGCGCTCAGCAACCAGAAGTTCCAGGAGCTCGTCGCCGAGTACGGTGCCGACTCGGTGGGGCTGCTCACCGGTGACACCAATGTGAACTCCCGCGCACGCATCGTGGTCATGACCACCGAAGTGCTGCGCAACATGCTCTACGCGAATTCCGATCTGCTGACCGATCTCGCCTACGTGGTCATGGACGAAGTGCACTACCTCGCCGATCGGTTCCGCGGCGCGGTCTGGGAAGAGGTGATCATCCATCTTCCTCAGGCGGTGCGCATGGTGTCGCTCAGCGCGACGGTCTCGAACGCCGAGGAGTTCGGCGACTGGTTGCAGGCCGTGCGCGGCGACACGGATGTCGTGGTCTCGGAGGAGCGCCCGGTGCCGCTGGAGCAGCACATCCTGATGCGGTCGAAGCTGATCGACCTCTTCGACTCATCGGGGCTCGCCGCGACGAATCGCGTGAATCCGGAGCTCGTGCAGCTGGCCCGCTATGGCGGGAGGGTATCGGGTTCCCGCCAGCGGAACGAGGTCGGCCGCTACCATTCCCGCGGCGGGCGGACGGAGTCGTTCCGCATGGATCGCGCCGAAGTGGTGCGGATGCTCGGGGAACGCAACCTGCTTCCGGCGATCTTTTTCATCTTCAGCCGCAACGGCTGCGATCAGGCGGTGCGCCAGACGCTCCGTTCCGGGGTCCGGCTCACCGAGGCGCACGAGCGTGACGAGATCCGCGAGATCGTGGAGGATCGGTGCCGCACCCTGCTCGACGAAGATCTGGCGGTTCTCGGCTACTGGGAATGGTTGGAGGGGCTCGAACGCGGGGTGGCGGCGCACCACGCCGGCTTGCTGCCCGCCTTCAAAGAGGTGGTGGAGGAGCTTTTCCGCCGCAAGCTCGTGAAGGTCGTGTTCGCGACCGAGACACTCGCCCTGGGCATCAACATGCCCGCGCGCACGGTCGTGCTCGAGAAGCTCGAGAAATTCAACGGCGAATCCCGGGTGCCGATCACCCCGGGGGAGTACACGCAGCTCACCGGGCGCGCCGGGCGACGCGGGATCGATGTCGAGGGGCATTCGGTCATCCAGTGGCAGGACGGGCTCGACCCGCAGTCGGTGGCCTCGCTCGCGTCGCGCCGGAGCTACCCGCTCAACTCCAGTTTCCGCCCGACGTACAACATGGCGGTCAATCTCATCGACCAATTCGGCCGGTTGCGCACACGCGAGATCCTCGAGTCGTCATTCGCCCAATTCCAGGCCGATCGTGCCGTCGTGGACCTCGCGCGCAAGGTTCGGCAGCAGGAGGAGTCGCTCGCCGGCTACGAGAAGGCGATGACCTGCCACCTGGGCGACTTCCGCGAGTATTCGGGCATCCGGCGGGAGCTGAGTGATCTGGAGCGCAAGGGCGCGCGGATGGAGAACGCTTCGCGCTCCGATCGCGACCGTCGGCAACGTCAGCTCGTCGCGTTGCGCAAGCGCATGAAGGAGCATCCGTGCCATCGCTGTCCCGACCGGGAGCAGCACGCGCGCTGGGCGGAACGCTGGTGGAAGCTGAAGCGGGAGACGGATGCGCTCAGCTCACAGATCCGGTCGCGCACCGGAGCCGTCGCCAAGGTGTTCGACCGGGTCTCCGACGTGCTGATCGACCTGGGCTATCTCGCCGTCGAGGGCGGCATCACCGAATTGACCGTGCACGGCCGCACCCTCAAGCGCATCTATGGTGAGCGCGACCTTCTCGTGGCCGAGTGCCTGCGCCGCAACCTCTGGAATCAGCTCGACGCGCCGAGCCTTGCGGCGATGGCCTGCGCCCTCGTGTTCGAGCCTCGGCGTGACGAAGGGCTCGCCAGCGAACGGATGCTTCCTCGGGGCGGGTTCCGGCCGGCGTTCGAGAATACCGTCGAGATCTGGAGCAGACTCGACGATCTGGAGCGCGGTCACCATCTGGCCGGAAGTGAGCCGCCGTCGACGACGCTGTCGCTCGCGATGCACGCCTGGGCGAAGGGGTCGGGGCTGGACATCGTGCTCTCGGAGGCCGATATGGCGGCTGGTGACTTCGTGCGCTGGACGAAGCAGACGATCGATTTGCTCGATCAGCTCTCGCTGGTGGCGCAAGGTCCTGTCGGGCGCACCGCTCGGCAGGCGCTGGAGTCGATCCGTCGCGGCATCGTGGCGTACTCATCCGTTGCCTGA